A stretch of the Ischnura elegans chromosome 13 unlocalized genomic scaffold, ioIscEleg1.1 SUPER_13_unloc_3, whole genome shotgun sequence genome encodes the following:
- the LOC124172977 gene encoding uncharacterized protein K02A2.6-like gives MKMLASQYFWWPGLDEDIERYVRSCHPCLSNSRSPGKSVLIKFHDAKHVFDRIHLDFLGPYKGKMFLIMIDAFSKWPEVFEMTKTDSQSVIEKLRDCFACFGLPNIIITDNGRQFTSLEFKNFCANNGIVHRLSAPYHPSTKGAAENCVKTFKEALNRLLGDMRQAGLSMCSLVSKYLFSYRTTPHCATNETPAKLMFGREPKTRLSFLSASFVAKYNRKQIEYHHGQSNINFNVGEVVYVKDYRVLNKTTWVKATIVKVLGFQTYLCEVADEGKVLWKRHSDQIIKVGEFHNDCETKDGCETDILCRPHRLSKPPDKLNF, from the coding sequence atgaaaatgcttgccAGTCAGTACTTTTGGTGGCCAGGGCTGGATGAAGATATTGAGCGTTATGTTAGAAGTTGCCATCCTTGTCTAAGTAATTCCAGGTCTCCTGGAAAATCAGTTTTGATTAAGTTTCATGATGCCAAACATGTATTTGATCGAATTCACCTGGATTTTTTGGGACCTTATAAGGGTAAAATGTTCTTGATTATGATTGATGCTTTCTCTAAATGGCCTGAGGTTTTTGAAATGACAAAAACTGATTCACAATCAGTGATTGAAAAGCTAAGGGACTGTTTTGCCTGTTTTGGACTCCCTAATATCATAATCACCGACAATGGCCGTCAATTTACGTCCCTTgagtttaaaaatttctgtgcaaACAATGGAATTGTACACAGGTTGTCTGCTCCCTACCACCCATCTACGAAAGGAGCTGCAGAGAATTGTGTTAAAACCTTCAAGGAGGCTTTAAATAGGCTGTTAGGGGATATGAGACAGGCAGGATTAAGCATGTGTTCCCTAGTAAGCAAGTATCTGTTTTCTTACCGCACAACACCCCACTGTGCTACTAATGAGACTCCTGCCAAATTGATGTTTGGACGTGAGCCAAAGACAAGGTTATCTTTTTTATCAGCATCCTTTGTTGCTAAGTATAACAGAAAACAGATAGAATACCACCATGGCCAgagtaatataaattttaatgtggGGGAGGTAGTGTATGTGAAAGATTACCGTGTGTTAAATAAGACGACTTGGGTAAAAGCAACCATTGTTAAGGTGTTGGGGTTCCAGACATATTTGTGTGAAGTTGCTGATGAAGGTAAGGTTCTTTGGAAAAGGCACTCAGACCAAATAATAAAAGTTGGTGAGTTTCACAATGACTGTGAAACTAAAGATGGTTGTGAAACAGACATTTTGTGTAGGCCCCATAGGCTGTCTAAACCGCCTGACAAACTTAATTTCTAA
- the LOC124172860 gene encoding gastrula zinc finger protein XlCGF57.1-like, with product MDKQVSKISGARITRSVARCGSGCDAPIIPNALRVVRMSKRRSCAEAVVGNKDESSNCETENAVKVQRSIETSYNCYHCTGGFSTKSELIKHLETHFGAWNAEVDAESSMVQDESLKTNVSCGESVRSGELKTTVTLKGLKSKRQVPTQKGNVPPGEVSGGTLEVQKGRKGRRFVVDPKPYFESMSSNSSPCDRNIKNEKCLSARERPSCSVCYKGFTCASALNNHMRKHTGEKPFTCTICNKSISWSSSLNQHMCMHTEEKGFSCKFCCKSFRRHSNLTQHLRIHTGERPYSCSVCNKSFSQSSTLNNHMHTHTGERPFSCSVCNKSFSLSGNLSNHMRTHTKERPYSCKICCKSFSRSDHLTNHMHVHTADKRYTCSICYKSFSQSGSLDSHMRTHTGDRPYSCKICCKSFSRSDVLTSHVRIHTADKPYSCSVCNKSFSQSNSLSSHMRIHTADKPYSCSVCNKSFTQSSALYVHIRTHTGEKPYTCSICCKSFTNSSHLTTHNRIHTGERPYSCSVCDKSFTHSSHLIRHMQVHTGDKPHSCTICSKSFAQKKTLDCHFRTHTKEKSYSCSDCGKSFSQKGYLTRHFRTHV from the coding sequence ATGGACAAACAAGTATCCAAAATCAGTGGAGCCAGAATCACAAGGTCTGTTGCGAGGTGTGgaagtggttgtgatgcaccaatTATCCCTAATGCCCTTAGAGTGGTCAGAATGAGTAAAAGGAGGAGTTGCGCAGAGGCAGTCGTGGGGAACAAAGATGAGTCAAGTAATTGTGAGACGGAAAATGCTGTAAAGGTTCAAAGATCAATCGAAACTTCATATAATTGCTACCACTGCACAGGTGGATTCAGCACCAAAAGTGAGCTCATTAAACACCTTGAAACTCATTTTGGTGCGTGGAATGCGGAGGTTGATGCAGAGTCGTCTATGGTGCAAGATGAGTCTCTCAAAACCAATGTATCGTGTGGGGAAAGTGTTCGTTCTGGCGAGTTAAAAACCACCGTGACTTTAAAAGGTCTGAAAAGTAAAAGACAAGTGCCGACGCAAAAAGGAAATGTGCCACCTGGGGAGGTCTCTGGAGGAACTCTGGAGGTACAAAAGGGTAGAAAAGGGAGACGATTTGTTGTAGATCCTAAACCATATTTTGAGAGTATGTCCTCAAATTCCTCCCCTTGTGatagaaacattaaaaatgaaaagtgttTAAGTGCAAGAGAGAGACCTTCGTGTAGTGTGTGCTATAAGGGTTTCACTTGTGCTTCTGCTCTCAACAATCACATGCGTAAACACACTGGGGAGAAACCTTTTACATGCACCATCTGTAATAAGTCAATCTCTTGGAGTTCCAGCCTCAACCAGCATATGTGCATGCATACAGAAGAGAAAGgcttttcatgtaaattttgctgtaaatcattcagacGTCATTCAAACCTCACACAGCACCTGCGCATACACACAGGGGAGaggccttattcctgtagtgtctgtAATAAGTCTTTCTCCCAGAGTAGCACCCTCAACAACCATATGCAtacccacacaggagagaggcctttttcctgtagtgtctgcaataagtcattctctctgAGTGGCAACCTCAGCAACCATATGCGTACTCACACAAAAGAGAGgccttattcatgtaaaatatgctgtaaatcattcagtcgtagTGACCACCTTACTAATCACATGCACGTACACACAGCAGATAAACGTTATACATGCAGCATCTGCTACAAATCTTTCTCTCAGAGCGGCTCCCTTGACTCCCACATGCGTACGCACACAGGAGATAGGCCTTactcatgtaaaatatgctgtaaatcattcagtcgtagTGACGTCCTTACTAGTCACGTGCGCATACACACAGCAGATAAACCGTATTCCTGCagtgtctgcaataagtcattctctcaaAGCAACTCCCTCTCCAGCCATATGCGCATACACACAGCAGATAAACCGTATTCCTGCAGTGTCTGCAATAAGTCCTTCACTCAGAGCAGCGCCCTCTACGTCCATATTCGTACACACACGGGGGAGAAACCTTATACATGTAGCATTTGCTGTAAATCTTTCACTAATAGTTCCCACCTAACCACACACAATCGCATCCACACAGGAGAAAgaccttattcctgtagtgtctgcgACAAATCTTTCACTCACAGTTCCCACCTAATCAGACACATGCAAGTGCACACAGGGGATAAACCTCATTCATGCACAATCTGCAGCAAATCCTTTGCTCAGAAGAAAACCCTCGACTGTCACTTTCGCACCCATACAAAGGAGAAATCCTATTCATGCAGCGATTGTGGGAAATCTTTCTCTCAGAAAGGGTACCTCACGAGGCATTTCCGTACACACGTGTGA